The following are from one region of the Nicotiana tomentosiformis chromosome 7, ASM39032v3, whole genome shotgun sequence genome:
- the LOC104107777 gene encoding uncharacterized protein, with the protein MIHLKAIHSSLTPKQHAFFNRNGHFQRRKHPILCLCKPNDSDSDAPPPPPQGDSRQQELLARIAQLQTQKVRLTDYLDERSAYLSQFAEDANAEIDQIGENALKELDEAGSRIMENIESRMQAFEESIELNKQEIEENEKKLVDFEGQMEEERNEGLFFKNLGQKQSVDKAKAKEETEKIKQLSRENAESKTRRNIYLALIGLVVVGITNALISSPSDWTKSAVLGAILVGLLSQVIYEQSVLSETETKQKQTSEEEKK; encoded by the exons ATGATTCATCTAAAAGCAATTCACTCCTCTTTGACACCAAAGCAACATGCCTTTTTTAACAGAAATGGCCACTTCCAAAGGAGAAAACACCCCATTCTCTGCCTCTGCAAACCGAATGATTCAGATTCAGACGCTCCTCCACCTCCGCCTCAAGGAGACAGCCGTCAGCAGGAACTGCTTGCAAGGATTGCCCAGCTTCAAACTCAGAAAGTTCGTCTTACCGACTACTTAGACGAAAGATCTGCTTATTTGTCCCAGTTTGCTGAAGATGCCAATGCCGAGATTGACCAGATTGGTGAAAATGCCCTCAAAGAGCTCGATGAAGCTGGTTCAAGG ATAATGGAAAATATAGAGAGCCGGATGCAAGCTTTtgaagaatcaatagagttaaaCAAACAGGAGATCGAGGAGAACGAGAAGAAGTTGGTGGACTTTGAAGGCCAAATGGAGGAAGAGAGAAATGAAGGGCTTTTCTTCAAGAACTTAGGGCAAAAACAATCAGTGGATAAAGCAAAAGCTAAGGAGGAAACGGAGAAGATTAAGCAACTCAGTAGAGAAAATGCTGAGTCAAAGACTAGAAGGAATATCTACCTTGCACTTATCGGTCTTGTAGTAGTTGGGATTACAAATGCATTAATCTCTTCACCTTCTGACTGGACAAAGAGTGCAGTTCTTGGAGCGATCTTGGTGGGTTTGCTTTCTCAAGTCATCTACGAGCAGAGTGTGTTATCAGAAACAGAAACAAAGCAAAAGCAGACATCTGAAGAAGAGAAAAAGTGA